A window of Juglans regia cultivar Chandler chromosome 7, Walnut 2.0, whole genome shotgun sequence contains these coding sequences:
- the LOC109008441 gene encoding glycine-rich RNA-binding protein 2, mitochondrial-like: protein MAFCNKVGGLLRRSISQNGPAPINFMLNSIRCMSSSKLFIGGLSYSTDEQSLKDAFAGFGDVVDAKVIVDRDTGRSRGFGFVNYSSTESASEALSAMDGQELNGRNIRVSFANDRPAGPRPFGGGGYRGDRGFGGGDADF from the exons ATGGCATTTTGTAACAAAGTTGGGGGACTTTTGAGGCGGAGCATTTCTCAGAATGGACCAGCACCTATAAATTTTATGCTTAATTCCATTCGCTGCATGTCATCAAGCAAGCTTTTTATTGGAG GTCTTTCATACTCAACCGATGAGCAGTCTCTAAAGGACGCATTTGCTGGCTTTGGTGACGTGGTTGATG CCAAGGTTATCGTTGATAGAGATACTGGGCGGTCTAGGGGATTTGGGTTTGTTAACTACTCAAGTACGGAATCTGCAAGCGAAGCACTGTCTGCTATGGATGGCCAG GAACTTAATGGACGAAACATTCGAGTGAGTTTTGCCAATGACAGACCTGCTGGCCCTCGACCTTTTGGAGGTGGTGGTTATCGTGGGGACAGAGGTTTTGGTGGTGGAGATGCTGACTTCTAA